In Actinomycetes bacterium, the DNA window CGCACCGTCGGCGATCTTGCTCGAGGTCACACCACTGTCAGCGATTTTTCTGGAGGTTACACCGCCATCAACGATCTTTCCTGACCGAACGGCAGACGGTTTGATCTTGCCTTTGCCGATAGATTGCTTGGCAATTTTCTTGCCGGTGACAGCTTTCTTCTTGATTTGCTTGGTTCCCACTGACTTACTTGGCAACTCCTGTGCGGCCGGTAGCTGCGAGGTCGCGTAACTGGCACCGCTGACAGAGGCAAACAGTGCGACAATTGAAATGATTAGGGCGGGTGATGGTTTCTTCATAAGGGCGGGTTTACCCGCACCGACCAGTGCGAGTCAATCCCCGCGCGGGTATTTTGTGAAAAACCCGGATGCCACCGTCGGCTGGATGACTAGCCCTCGTCTAGCCGATGTCGCCGCGTTTCCTTCTCAATGTTTCCCTGCTTGGCGTGAGCATCTCGCCGCTCTTCGTGCGCCTGCTCTTGCGCCACTGCCTCATCGACTGTGGCTAGGTCTTCCGCTTCCGCGAGGTTCTCGCGCTCATCTTCCGGTGTCATAGGACATCCTTCCTTACTTGATCCAACCATCCTGGATCCCCCGAACAAACTCGGCTGATCAGAAAGAATCGCCGGACTTGGTAGCGAGCGGTCAACTGAAGGCTGCGTAGATCAGGCCCGCGGTCGAGGCCAGCACGAGTACGAAGGTCAGGATGCGGAAGAAAGAGAAGGGCGACTTGGTGAATTCGCCGACGATGTTGCTATCTCGTTCATCCTCCGGCACGTCTTGGGTTAACGCCTTCACATCCACAATGCAGCCATCGATCCACAGCCAGGACATGATGCCGAGCGCGAGCACCACGATCACGAAGGCGATCCGGACCGCATCGAATTGCTGAATGGCTGGCGCCCCCAACGTCAGCGCGAGCACCAACAGCACTGAGCCGAGGATATACATCATGAAGCCGACCGCTAAGTCGCGAGTACGGAGTCTCATCCAGAAACGAAACGCTTTAGGGTCCATCATTGCCTCTCCAGATCATCAGTCTGATGCTCCTTTTAATGAACCTACTGATTCCGGAGGGTGAAGTCACGGAAGCCACCGGGTCTACTTCGTAGGTGAGGTCCACGCCCAGTAGATCAGCGGTAGTTGCATCGGCATCCTGAGCCAAGCCGCCAACCGCCACATCCGCGGGGTGTTGGGATTTCGCTGGAGTTTCACTGCCATCTCACCGTTACCTACCCAGATCACGACCAGGGTGGCTGCGGTAGCGGCGGGCGCCCATCGCTGTCGAGTCGCCAGTCCCACAGCGCACACCAACTCCGCAATGCCGCTGCCAATGATCCACGCGTTGCGAGACCCGAGTCGACGGGGAATCAGATCCCGGAATACCGACGGACGGATCAGGTGCACCAACCCGGAAGCGGTGAATGAACCAATGACGATGCGCGTGCCAGTGGGCAGTGATTCAACTGCCCCGGGATTGGTGGCAATCTCGGTGATGATGACCTCCGAAAGGTTGCTCATTATGGCTCGGGGTTTGAGTGCACCCCGCAACGTTCTTGACCCTAGTGCGCGGGAGTCCTATCGGCACACCGATCGTGCGGTTAGCAACCGGGCAGATTCCGCCGGTGGCCTTCGACGGCTACCGAACGAAGTTGTCGGAGGTCACCGATACAACTGAACTGCTGGCCTTCCTAGCCCGTTGGGTATGGGTGTCGCCGCTGGCCAGCACACCTTTCACCACACAAGCGGCGGCACCCAACAACTGGCCGCTAGTGCTACCCCTGTCGCAGGCGCTTGACCAGTTCCTTGCCACCAATCCAGCAACGCCCACCTCAGGTATCCACGAGGCCATCGGCATGAGCGATGCGGAACCATGAGCCAACACCCGGTTCGGTTCGCCACAGGCCCTTCGCGTGGGAAAAGAGTTGGCTTCACTGGTCAGCCGTTCGAAATGCAGTCCTGCGGTGTAGCTTTCGCCGGGGGAGTGCACTTCTCTTCGGTGCTGCGCTGGT includes these proteins:
- a CDS encoding DoxX family protein → MVIGSFTASGLVHLIRPSVFRDLIPRRLGSRNAWIIGSGIAELVCAVGLATRQRWAPAATAATLVVIWVGNGEMAVKLQRNPNTPRMWRLAAWLRMPMQLPLIYWAWTSPTK